One genomic region from Xyrauchen texanus isolate HMW12.3.18 chromosome 4, RBS_HiC_50CHRs, whole genome shotgun sequence encodes:
- the fbrsl1 gene encoding autism susceptibility gene 2 protein homolog isoform X2, whose translation MFATPATLPPPPTLPTNSLVVPGHPAGPPYPEHDLLRQELNNRFLVQSSERGRGTAPGATGSPLAPVSLLRAEFHQHQHMHQHTHQHTFTPFPASLPPAAIIGPTAPPMVCTPARNFDKYAPKLDNPFLRHSNLIPSYPPTMPGMPPLLPHSGPFSSLQGAFQPKASNPIDVAGRPGTVPHTLLQKDPRITDPFRTSLRKPGKWCAVHVQIAWQIYHHQQKMKQMHLDPHKLDMNGKLDLFSRPPAPGVFPGFPYPHDLARPLFSSTGSGHPAASPYGPSPHHTGFLPPSHLADPFSRSSTFGGLSNLSSSAFGGLGNPTLGANSVFGPKDGPGLPGLSSPHHDTWHRLHRTPPSFPTPPQWPKSMDAERSSSANSHDRDRDREREKDKERDREKRGSSVGKEEKDKDRDSVDRNRHSNRSSPASAPVSYQISSLIRSNSQNSTDSGRHRSSSADRNREPEKELLDRQREAAMLGDIKVKESRSPGKEITDRRSSDDSCKPIQRSPSPYSKNALNGGIKMGFPTPLPIKDTERDRKETSSGDLQHKVKNDMKIKEERKEEQDVVVVGSEAAPKPQIPPPSHQTTPIAHHHPQLPHQPHPPSPRCNDPPAPASLHGVPMPHSLPLSMSAMHQMGSLNILERTRMAPFMGVSPLAAGRDRIPHPAFSWDPLREAYRNLDLQRRMDFQLRSEPGHRFPGVYDPERPYRDREPHEYSHHEHLLEVRREQERQRQLAEERERLHLREELDRARLHQLHQSPIEGHLPHMPPFMSHLGGMPYPRLSPSTGHNGLLNRTPPTAALSAPPPLVPSGAARPASPRRTTPINTQDPREYSPSRNPKEVEAR comes from the exons ATGTTTGCCACCCCTGCCACACTGCCTCCTCCACCTACTCTACCGACTAACAGCCTGGTGGTGCCAGGACATCCTGCCGGACCACCCTACCCAG AGCATGATCTTCTGCGGCAGGAGTTGAACAACCGCTTCCTGGTTCAGAGCTCAGAGCGAGGTCGGGGGACGGCGCCAGGGGCAACAGGGTCGCCACTGGCCCCTGTGTCGCTCCTCCGGGCCGAGTTTCACCAACATCAGCATATGCACCAACACACGCATCAGCACACCTTCACGCCCTTCCCCGCCAGTCTGCCCCCTGCAGCCATCATTGGGCCCACCGCACCTCCCATGGTGTGTACCCCAGCCAGAAAT TTTGACAAATATGCTCCAAAGCTGGACAATCCTTTCCTGAGACATTCAAAT TTAATTCCCTCCTACCCGCCAACAATGCCAGGCATGCCTCCATTGCTTCCACATTCAGGGCCCTTCAGTTCGCTGCAAGGTGCCTTCCAGCCAAAG gcCTCAAACCCTATTGATGTTGCAGGACGACCGGGAACCGTCCCCCACACACTCTTACAAAAGGACCCAAGG ATAACAGATCCTTTTAGGACATCATTAAGA AAGCCAGGTAAATGGTGTGCAGTACATGTTCAGATCGCCTGGCAGATCTACCATCATCAACAGAAGATGAAA CAGATGCACTTAGACCCTCATAAACTGGACATGAATGGAAAACTAGATCTCTTTAGCCGTCCACCAGCCCCTGGTGTGTTCCCTGGGTTCCCCTACCCTCATGATCTTGCCAGACCACTCTTTTCATCAACAG GATCGGGCCATCCGGCAGCTTCACCGTATGGACCGTCTCCTCATCACACTGGCTTCCTGCCTCCCAGCCATTTGGCAG ATCCTTTCAGTCGCTCCAGTACCTTTGGCGGCCTCAGCAACCTTTCAAGCAGTGCCTTCGGTGGATTAGGCAACCCAACCCTTG GGGCCAACAGTGTGTTTGGACCCAAAGATGGTCCAGGGCTGCCTGGTCTTAGTAGTCCCCATCACGATACCTGGCATCGGCTGCACCGGACTCCACCCTCCTTCCCTACCCCTCCACAGTGGCCTAAATCTATGGATGCAGAAAGAAGCAGCTCTGCAAACAGCCATGACAGGGACAGAGACCGGGAACGAGAGAAAGATAAAGAACgagatagagagaaaagaggctctTCTGTTGGAAAAGAAGAGAAAGATAAGGACAG AGATTCTGTTGACCGTAATCGTCATTCAAACCGCTCCTCTCCAGCTTCTGCTCCAGTTAGCTACCAGATCAGCAGTCTGATCCGCTCAAACAGTCAGAACTCCACCGACTCAGGCAGACACCGCAGCAGTAGTGCTGACCGCAACAGAGAACCAGAAAAAGAACTGTTGGACCGCCAACGAGAGGCTGCAATGTTGGGAGACATAAAGGTGAAGGAAAGTCGCTCTCCAGGCAAAGAGATCACAGACAGAAGATCCTCAGATGACTCCTGCAAGCCCATTCAGCGATCGCCCTCTCCATACTCAAAAAATGCCCTTAACGGCGGAATCAAAATGGGTTTTCCAACACCGCTACCAATTAAAGACACTGAAAGGGATCGGAAGGAAACCAGCTCAGGAGATCTGCAGCACAAAGTAAAGAACGATATGAAGATCAAAGAAGAACGCAAGGAAGAGCAGGATGTGGTGGTGGTTGGATCTGAAGCAGCCCCCAAGCCTCAAATCCCTCCCCCATCTCATCAAACCACACCCATTGCTCATCACCACCCTCAACTGCCCCATCAGCCACATCCACCTTCTCCTCGCTGTAATGACCCTCCTGCACCTGCCTCGCTACATGGAGTCCCCATGCCACATTCACTCCCCCTCTCTATGAGTGCCATGCACCAAATGGGTAGCCTAAACATACTAGAACGCACCCGCATGGCACCCTTTATGGGTGTCAGCCCTCTCGCAGCAGGACGTGACCGCATTCCCCACCCAGCGTTCTCCTGGGATCCTTTACGAGAGGCATACCGGAATCTCGACTTGCAACGGCGCATGGACTTCCAGCTTCGTTCTGAACCTGGACACCGATTCCCTGGTGTCTACGATCCAGAAAGGCCTTACCGGGATCGAGAGCCTCATGAATACTCGCACCACGAACACCTTCTGGAAGTTCGCCGTGAACAGGAGCGACAACGGCAACTAGCAGAGGAAAGGGAACGCTTGCATTTACGGGAGGAACTGGATCGGGCGAGGCTTCATCAACTTCACCAATCACCCATTGAAGGACACTTACCTCATATGCCCCCATTTATGTCGCACCTTGGTGGGATGCCATACCCGAGGCTAAGCCCTTCAACAGGACATAATGGACTTCTTAATCGAACACCCCCAACGGCAGCACTAAGTGCCCCTCCACCACTGGTACCCTCTGGCGCTGCCAGACCAGCATCACCAAGACGGACTACGCCAATCAACACACAAGACCCTCGGGAGTACTCTCCGTCACGCAACCCCAAAGAAGTAGAGGCGCGGTAA
- the fbrsl1 gene encoding autism susceptibility gene 2 protein homolog isoform X1: protein MFATPATLPPPPTLPTNSLVVPGHPAGPPYPEHDLLRQELNNRFLVQSSERGRGTAPGATGSPLAPVSLLRAEFHQHQHMHQHTHQHTFTPFPASLPPAAIIGPTAPPMVCTPARNFDKYAPKLDNPFLRHSNLIPSYPPTMPGMPPLLPHSGPFSSLQGAFQPKASNPIDVAGRPGTVPHTLLQKDPRITDPFRTSLRKPGKWCAVHVQIAWQIYHHQQKMKQMHLDPHKLDMNGKLDLFSRPPAPGVFPGFPYPHDLARPLFSSTGSGHPAASPYGPSPHHTGFLPPSHLAGKYPFSRSSTFGGLSNLSSSAFGGLGNPTLGANSVFGPKDGPGLPGLSSPHHDTWHRLHRTPPSFPTPPQWPKSMDAERSSSANSHDRDRDREREKDKERDREKRGSSVGKEEKDKDRDSVDRNRHSNRSSPASAPVSYQISSLIRSNSQNSTDSGRHRSSSADRNREPEKELLDRQREAAMLGDIKVKESRSPGKEITDRRSSDDSCKPIQRSPSPYSKNALNGGIKMGFPTPLPIKDTERDRKETSSGDLQHKVKNDMKIKEERKEEQDVVVVGSEAAPKPQIPPPSHQTTPIAHHHPQLPHQPHPPSPRCNDPPAPASLHGVPMPHSLPLSMSAMHQMGSLNILERTRMAPFMGVSPLAAGRDRIPHPAFSWDPLREAYRNLDLQRRMDFQLRSEPGHRFPGVYDPERPYRDREPHEYSHHEHLLEVRREQERQRQLAEERERLHLREELDRARLHQLHQSPIEGHLPHMPPFMSHLGGMPYPRLSPSTGHNGLLNRTPPTAALSAPPPLVPSGAARPASPRRTTPINTQDPREYSPSRNPKEVEAR, encoded by the exons ATGTTTGCCACCCCTGCCACACTGCCTCCTCCACCTACTCTACCGACTAACAGCCTGGTGGTGCCAGGACATCCTGCCGGACCACCCTACCCAG AGCATGATCTTCTGCGGCAGGAGTTGAACAACCGCTTCCTGGTTCAGAGCTCAGAGCGAGGTCGGGGGACGGCGCCAGGGGCAACAGGGTCGCCACTGGCCCCTGTGTCGCTCCTCCGGGCCGAGTTTCACCAACATCAGCATATGCACCAACACACGCATCAGCACACCTTCACGCCCTTCCCCGCCAGTCTGCCCCCTGCAGCCATCATTGGGCCCACCGCACCTCCCATGGTGTGTACCCCAGCCAGAAAT TTTGACAAATATGCTCCAAAGCTGGACAATCCTTTCCTGAGACATTCAAAT TTAATTCCCTCCTACCCGCCAACAATGCCAGGCATGCCTCCATTGCTTCCACATTCAGGGCCCTTCAGTTCGCTGCAAGGTGCCTTCCAGCCAAAG gcCTCAAACCCTATTGATGTTGCAGGACGACCGGGAACCGTCCCCCACACACTCTTACAAAAGGACCCAAGG ATAACAGATCCTTTTAGGACATCATTAAGA AAGCCAGGTAAATGGTGTGCAGTACATGTTCAGATCGCCTGGCAGATCTACCATCATCAACAGAAGATGAAA CAGATGCACTTAGACCCTCATAAACTGGACATGAATGGAAAACTAGATCTCTTTAGCCGTCCACCAGCCCCTGGTGTGTTCCCTGGGTTCCCCTACCCTCATGATCTTGCCAGACCACTCTTTTCATCAACAG GATCGGGCCATCCGGCAGCTTCACCGTATGGACCGTCTCCTCATCACACTGGCTTCCTGCCTCCCAGCCATTTGGCAGGTAAGT ATCCTTTCAGTCGCTCCAGTACCTTTGGCGGCCTCAGCAACCTTTCAAGCAGTGCCTTCGGTGGATTAGGCAACCCAACCCTTG GGGCCAACAGTGTGTTTGGACCCAAAGATGGTCCAGGGCTGCCTGGTCTTAGTAGTCCCCATCACGATACCTGGCATCGGCTGCACCGGACTCCACCCTCCTTCCCTACCCCTCCACAGTGGCCTAAATCTATGGATGCAGAAAGAAGCAGCTCTGCAAACAGCCATGACAGGGACAGAGACCGGGAACGAGAGAAAGATAAAGAACgagatagagagaaaagaggctctTCTGTTGGAAAAGAAGAGAAAGATAAGGACAG AGATTCTGTTGACCGTAATCGTCATTCAAACCGCTCCTCTCCAGCTTCTGCTCCAGTTAGCTACCAGATCAGCAGTCTGATCCGCTCAAACAGTCAGAACTCCACCGACTCAGGCAGACACCGCAGCAGTAGTGCTGACCGCAACAGAGAACCAGAAAAAGAACTGTTGGACCGCCAACGAGAGGCTGCAATGTTGGGAGACATAAAGGTGAAGGAAAGTCGCTCTCCAGGCAAAGAGATCACAGACAGAAGATCCTCAGATGACTCCTGCAAGCCCATTCAGCGATCGCCCTCTCCATACTCAAAAAATGCCCTTAACGGCGGAATCAAAATGGGTTTTCCAACACCGCTACCAATTAAAGACACTGAAAGGGATCGGAAGGAAACCAGCTCAGGAGATCTGCAGCACAAAGTAAAGAACGATATGAAGATCAAAGAAGAACGCAAGGAAGAGCAGGATGTGGTGGTGGTTGGATCTGAAGCAGCCCCCAAGCCTCAAATCCCTCCCCCATCTCATCAAACCACACCCATTGCTCATCACCACCCTCAACTGCCCCATCAGCCACATCCACCTTCTCCTCGCTGTAATGACCCTCCTGCACCTGCCTCGCTACATGGAGTCCCCATGCCACATTCACTCCCCCTCTCTATGAGTGCCATGCACCAAATGGGTAGCCTAAACATACTAGAACGCACCCGCATGGCACCCTTTATGGGTGTCAGCCCTCTCGCAGCAGGACGTGACCGCATTCCCCACCCAGCGTTCTCCTGGGATCCTTTACGAGAGGCATACCGGAATCTCGACTTGCAACGGCGCATGGACTTCCAGCTTCGTTCTGAACCTGGACACCGATTCCCTGGTGTCTACGATCCAGAAAGGCCTTACCGGGATCGAGAGCCTCATGAATACTCGCACCACGAACACCTTCTGGAAGTTCGCCGTGAACAGGAGCGACAACGGCAACTAGCAGAGGAAAGGGAACGCTTGCATTTACGGGAGGAACTGGATCGGGCGAGGCTTCATCAACTTCACCAATCACCCATTGAAGGACACTTACCTCATATGCCCCCATTTATGTCGCACCTTGGTGGGATGCCATACCCGAGGCTAAGCCCTTCAACAGGACATAATGGACTTCTTAATCGAACACCCCCAACGGCAGCACTAAGTGCCCCTCCACCACTGGTACCCTCTGGCGCTGCCAGACCAGCATCACCAAGACGGACTACGCCAATCAACACACAAGACCCTCGGGAGTACTCTCCGTCACGCAACCCCAAAGAAGTAGAGGCGCGGTAA
- the fbrsl1 gene encoding autism susceptibility gene 2 protein homolog isoform X3: MFATPATLPPPPTLPTNSLVVPGHPAGPPYPDTSLLISFNQPIMYCQPHSGILIGTLSQATLLPPPMSPHVENPHTLNWRNRESQFDKYAPKLDNPFLRHSNLIPSYPPTMPGMPPLLPHSGPFSSLQGAFQPKASNPIDVAGRPGTVPHTLLQKDPRITDPFRTSLRKPGKWCAVHVQIAWQIYHHQQKMKQMHLDPHKLDMNGKLDLFSRPPAPGVFPGFPYPHDLARPLFSSTGSGHPAASPYGPSPHHTGFLPPSHLAGKYPFSRSSTFGGLSNLSSSAFGGLGNPTLGANSVFGPKDGPGLPGLSSPHHDTWHRLHRTPPSFPTPPQWPKSMDAERSSSANSHDRDRDREREKDKERDREKRGSSVGKEEKDKDRDSVDRNRHSNRSSPASAPVSYQISSLIRSNSQNSTDSGRHRSSSADRNREPEKELLDRQREAAMLGDIKVKESRSPGKEITDRRSSDDSCKPIQRSPSPYSKNALNGGIKMGFPTPLPIKDTERDRKETSSGDLQHKVKNDMKIKEERKEEQDVVVVGSEAAPKPQIPPPSHQTTPIAHHHPQLPHQPHPPSPRCNDPPAPASLHGVPMPHSLPLSMSAMHQMGSLNILERTRMAPFMGVSPLAAGRDRIPHPAFSWDPLREAYRNLDLQRRMDFQLRSEPGHRFPGVYDPERPYRDREPHEYSHHEHLLEVRREQERQRQLAEERERLHLREELDRARLHQLHQSPIEGHLPHMPPFMSHLGGMPYPRLSPSTGHNGLLNRTPPTAALSAPPPLVPSGAARPASPRRTTPINTQDPREYSPSRNPKEVEAR; encoded by the exons ATGTTTGCCACCCCTGCCACACTGCCTCCTCCACCTACTCTACCGACTAACAGCCTGGTGGTGCCAGGACATCCTGCCGGACCACCCTACCCAG ATACCAGCCTGTTGATATCTTTCAACCAACCAATCATGTATTGCCAGCCTCATTCGGGGATTCTGATTGGCACGTTGTCACAGGCAACTCTCTTACCTCCACCAATGAGTCCTCACGTAGAAAACCCTCACACCTTGAATTGGAGAAACAGAGAAAGCCAG TTTGACAAATATGCTCCAAAGCTGGACAATCCTTTCCTGAGACATTCAAAT TTAATTCCCTCCTACCCGCCAACAATGCCAGGCATGCCTCCATTGCTTCCACATTCAGGGCCCTTCAGTTCGCTGCAAGGTGCCTTCCAGCCAAAG gcCTCAAACCCTATTGATGTTGCAGGACGACCGGGAACCGTCCCCCACACACTCTTACAAAAGGACCCAAGG ATAACAGATCCTTTTAGGACATCATTAAGA AAGCCAGGTAAATGGTGTGCAGTACATGTTCAGATCGCCTGGCAGATCTACCATCATCAACAGAAGATGAAA CAGATGCACTTAGACCCTCATAAACTGGACATGAATGGAAAACTAGATCTCTTTAGCCGTCCACCAGCCCCTGGTGTGTTCCCTGGGTTCCCCTACCCTCATGATCTTGCCAGACCACTCTTTTCATCAACAG GATCGGGCCATCCGGCAGCTTCACCGTATGGACCGTCTCCTCATCACACTGGCTTCCTGCCTCCCAGCCATTTGGCAGGTAAGT ATCCTTTCAGTCGCTCCAGTACCTTTGGCGGCCTCAGCAACCTTTCAAGCAGTGCCTTCGGTGGATTAGGCAACCCAACCCTTG GGGCCAACAGTGTGTTTGGACCCAAAGATGGTCCAGGGCTGCCTGGTCTTAGTAGTCCCCATCACGATACCTGGCATCGGCTGCACCGGACTCCACCCTCCTTCCCTACCCCTCCACAGTGGCCTAAATCTATGGATGCAGAAAGAAGCAGCTCTGCAAACAGCCATGACAGGGACAGAGACCGGGAACGAGAGAAAGATAAAGAACgagatagagagaaaagaggctctTCTGTTGGAAAAGAAGAGAAAGATAAGGACAG AGATTCTGTTGACCGTAATCGTCATTCAAACCGCTCCTCTCCAGCTTCTGCTCCAGTTAGCTACCAGATCAGCAGTCTGATCCGCTCAAACAGTCAGAACTCCACCGACTCAGGCAGACACCGCAGCAGTAGTGCTGACCGCAACAGAGAACCAGAAAAAGAACTGTTGGACCGCCAACGAGAGGCTGCAATGTTGGGAGACATAAAGGTGAAGGAAAGTCGCTCTCCAGGCAAAGAGATCACAGACAGAAGATCCTCAGATGACTCCTGCAAGCCCATTCAGCGATCGCCCTCTCCATACTCAAAAAATGCCCTTAACGGCGGAATCAAAATGGGTTTTCCAACACCGCTACCAATTAAAGACACTGAAAGGGATCGGAAGGAAACCAGCTCAGGAGATCTGCAGCACAAAGTAAAGAACGATATGAAGATCAAAGAAGAACGCAAGGAAGAGCAGGATGTGGTGGTGGTTGGATCTGAAGCAGCCCCCAAGCCTCAAATCCCTCCCCCATCTCATCAAACCACACCCATTGCTCATCACCACCCTCAACTGCCCCATCAGCCACATCCACCTTCTCCTCGCTGTAATGACCCTCCTGCACCTGCCTCGCTACATGGAGTCCCCATGCCACATTCACTCCCCCTCTCTATGAGTGCCATGCACCAAATGGGTAGCCTAAACATACTAGAACGCACCCGCATGGCACCCTTTATGGGTGTCAGCCCTCTCGCAGCAGGACGTGACCGCATTCCCCACCCAGCGTTCTCCTGGGATCCTTTACGAGAGGCATACCGGAATCTCGACTTGCAACGGCGCATGGACTTCCAGCTTCGTTCTGAACCTGGACACCGATTCCCTGGTGTCTACGATCCAGAAAGGCCTTACCGGGATCGAGAGCCTCATGAATACTCGCACCACGAACACCTTCTGGAAGTTCGCCGTGAACAGGAGCGACAACGGCAACTAGCAGAGGAAAGGGAACGCTTGCATTTACGGGAGGAACTGGATCGGGCGAGGCTTCATCAACTTCACCAATCACCCATTGAAGGACACTTACCTCATATGCCCCCATTTATGTCGCACCTTGGTGGGATGCCATACCCGAGGCTAAGCCCTTCAACAGGACATAATGGACTTCTTAATCGAACACCCCCAACGGCAGCACTAAGTGCCCCTCCACCACTGGTACCCTCTGGCGCTGCCAGACCAGCATCACCAAGACGGACTACGCCAATCAACACACAAGACCCTCGGGAGTACTCTCCGTCACGCAACCCCAAAGAAGTAGAGGCGCGGTAA
- the fbrsl1 gene encoding autism susceptibility gene 2 protein homolog isoform X4, whose protein sequence is MYCQPHSGILIGTLSQATLLPPPMSPHVENPHTLNWRNRESQFDKYAPKLDNPFLRHSNLIPSYPPTMPGMPPLLPHSGPFSSLQGAFQPKASNPIDVAGRPGTVPHTLLQKDPRITDPFRTSLRKPGKWCAVHVQIAWQIYHHQQKMKQMHLDPHKLDMNGKLDLFSRPPAPGVFPGFPYPHDLARPLFSSTGSGHPAASPYGPSPHHTGFLPPSHLAGKYPFSRSSTFGGLSNLSSSAFGGLGNPTLGANSVFGPKDGPGLPGLSSPHHDTWHRLHRTPPSFPTPPQWPKSMDAERSSSANSHDRDRDREREKDKERDREKRGSSVGKEEKDKDRDSVDRNRHSNRSSPASAPVSYQISSLIRSNSQNSTDSGRHRSSSADRNREPEKELLDRQREAAMLGDIKVKESRSPGKEITDRRSSDDSCKPIQRSPSPYSKNALNGGIKMGFPTPLPIKDTERDRKETSSGDLQHKVKNDMKIKEERKEEQDVVVVGSEAAPKPQIPPPSHQTTPIAHHHPQLPHQPHPPSPRCNDPPAPASLHGVPMPHSLPLSMSAMHQMGSLNILERTRMAPFMGVSPLAAGRDRIPHPAFSWDPLREAYRNLDLQRRMDFQLRSEPGHRFPGVYDPERPYRDREPHEYSHHEHLLEVRREQERQRQLAEERERLHLREELDRARLHQLHQSPIEGHLPHMPPFMSHLGGMPYPRLSPSTGHNGLLNRTPPTAALSAPPPLVPSGAARPASPRRTTPINTQDPREYSPSRNPKEVEAR, encoded by the exons ATGTATTGCCAGCCTCATTCGGGGATTCTGATTGGCACGTTGTCACAGGCAACTCTCTTACCTCCACCAATGAGTCCTCACGTAGAAAACCCTCACACCTTGAATTGGAGAAACAGAGAAAGCCAG TTTGACAAATATGCTCCAAAGCTGGACAATCCTTTCCTGAGACATTCAAAT TTAATTCCCTCCTACCCGCCAACAATGCCAGGCATGCCTCCATTGCTTCCACATTCAGGGCCCTTCAGTTCGCTGCAAGGTGCCTTCCAGCCAAAG gcCTCAAACCCTATTGATGTTGCAGGACGACCGGGAACCGTCCCCCACACACTCTTACAAAAGGACCCAAGG ATAACAGATCCTTTTAGGACATCATTAAGA AAGCCAGGTAAATGGTGTGCAGTACATGTTCAGATCGCCTGGCAGATCTACCATCATCAACAGAAGATGAAA CAGATGCACTTAGACCCTCATAAACTGGACATGAATGGAAAACTAGATCTCTTTAGCCGTCCACCAGCCCCTGGTGTGTTCCCTGGGTTCCCCTACCCTCATGATCTTGCCAGACCACTCTTTTCATCAACAG GATCGGGCCATCCGGCAGCTTCACCGTATGGACCGTCTCCTCATCACACTGGCTTCCTGCCTCCCAGCCATTTGGCAGGTAAGT ATCCTTTCAGTCGCTCCAGTACCTTTGGCGGCCTCAGCAACCTTTCAAGCAGTGCCTTCGGTGGATTAGGCAACCCAACCCTTG GGGCCAACAGTGTGTTTGGACCCAAAGATGGTCCAGGGCTGCCTGGTCTTAGTAGTCCCCATCACGATACCTGGCATCGGCTGCACCGGACTCCACCCTCCTTCCCTACCCCTCCACAGTGGCCTAAATCTATGGATGCAGAAAGAAGCAGCTCTGCAAACAGCCATGACAGGGACAGAGACCGGGAACGAGAGAAAGATAAAGAACgagatagagagaaaagaggctctTCTGTTGGAAAAGAAGAGAAAGATAAGGACAG AGATTCTGTTGACCGTAATCGTCATTCAAACCGCTCCTCTCCAGCTTCTGCTCCAGTTAGCTACCAGATCAGCAGTCTGATCCGCTCAAACAGTCAGAACTCCACCGACTCAGGCAGACACCGCAGCAGTAGTGCTGACCGCAACAGAGAACCAGAAAAAGAACTGTTGGACCGCCAACGAGAGGCTGCAATGTTGGGAGACATAAAGGTGAAGGAAAGTCGCTCTCCAGGCAAAGAGATCACAGACAGAAGATCCTCAGATGACTCCTGCAAGCCCATTCAGCGATCGCCCTCTCCATACTCAAAAAATGCCCTTAACGGCGGAATCAAAATGGGTTTTCCAACACCGCTACCAATTAAAGACACTGAAAGGGATCGGAAGGAAACCAGCTCAGGAGATCTGCAGCACAAAGTAAAGAACGATATGAAGATCAAAGAAGAACGCAAGGAAGAGCAGGATGTGGTGGTGGTTGGATCTGAAGCAGCCCCCAAGCCTCAAATCCCTCCCCCATCTCATCAAACCACACCCATTGCTCATCACCACCCTCAACTGCCCCATCAGCCACATCCACCTTCTCCTCGCTGTAATGACCCTCCTGCACCTGCCTCGCTACATGGAGTCCCCATGCCACATTCACTCCCCCTCTCTATGAGTGCCATGCACCAAATGGGTAGCCTAAACATACTAGAACGCACCCGCATGGCACCCTTTATGGGTGTCAGCCCTCTCGCAGCAGGACGTGACCGCATTCCCCACCCAGCGTTCTCCTGGGATCCTTTACGAGAGGCATACCGGAATCTCGACTTGCAACGGCGCATGGACTTCCAGCTTCGTTCTGAACCTGGACACCGATTCCCTGGTGTCTACGATCCAGAAAGGCCTTACCGGGATCGAGAGCCTCATGAATACTCGCACCACGAACACCTTCTGGAAGTTCGCCGTGAACAGGAGCGACAACGGCAACTAGCAGAGGAAAGGGAACGCTTGCATTTACGGGAGGAACTGGATCGGGCGAGGCTTCATCAACTTCACCAATCACCCATTGAAGGACACTTACCTCATATGCCCCCATTTATGTCGCACCTTGGTGGGATGCCATACCCGAGGCTAAGCCCTTCAACAGGACATAATGGACTTCTTAATCGAACACCCCCAACGGCAGCACTAAGTGCCCCTCCACCACTGGTACCCTCTGGCGCTGCCAGACCAGCATCACCAAGACGGACTACGCCAATCAACACACAAGACCCTCGGGAGTACTCTCCGTCACGCAACCCCAAAGAAGTAGAGGCGCGGTAA